A segment of the Siphonobacter curvatus genome:
CAGGCCACCGCATTGTTCCCACCATGGGATGCCCCCATAGAATGGCTCATGGGTGGGAGGAGCTTTCTTCTCTTAGCGATAGTGGTTAGTACTCGTTAATGGTTGTTAGAATCAATCGAATCTCTTCAAGGACGGCATAAAACCGGACCCCGTCCTATCGCATGCCATACGGACTAAATGAACAGCCGCCTTACTGGGGTGAAACAGTCATTCTTTAACGCGTATTAAGTTTTCATTCATTTCTATACGGAAAGAACTGATAGGCTAAAAGACCAGCCATCTTAGCGGGACGAAAAACGTACTTATTCCTGTATAAAATAAACAACCTCAACGTCGCAAATTATCCAGCACAATCGCCGTAGCAATGCCTGCATTCAGTGATTCGGCTTCGCCAAACCGGGGTATGGTGATGCGTTTCTGGATAAAGTCTTCGTTTTCCGGACGGATGCCGTTGGCTTCATTGCCAATCACAATGTAGCCCGATTCACGAAAGTTTAAGCCATGAATGGATTCCCCGTCGAGGAAGGTACCGTAAACCGTCTGTGCTTTTTCCTGCTCGAAAAATTCCTGCAGTGGGACGTAATACGTTTGTACCCGCGTAAATGACCCCATACTGGCTGCAATCACCTTCGGATTGTACGCATCTACGCAGGAAGTCGAGCAGATAATCTTTTTTATTCCGTACCAATCGGCAATCCGAATGATGGTTCCGAGGTTACCCGGATCTCGTATATCATCGAGTACCAGAGCAAATTCCTGGCTCTCTACCCGCAGCGGAAGGTTTTCTTTGGTTTCTGCAATGGCTAGGGCGGCATTGTTGGATTGCAGGGTTCCAACCTTTTCGAGTTCATCTTCCGTCACCAATTCAGCCCGGAAGGGTTGCTCGTCGAGTAGCTTTTGGTTTTCTTTGTAAAATGTATCCGTTACAAACAGAGCCTGAAGTCTAAAATCAGCGGTCAGTAACTCGCGGACACTCTTGCCGCCTTCTACCAGAAACGCTCCCGATTCCTGCCGGTGCTTTTTCTGCTGAAGCAGGCGTATTTGTTTTTGCCACTTTTGTGAGATCATTGTCCCGTATACTTATGCCATTCCCAAAGAGGAAGAAATACAGTCATCTGCTGGTGATAGGAATGGCTTTTCTTGGTTTTTTAGCTGCCTGCACCCGTGGTACCGAACTACGGCGAGGCGAGTATCTTTTAGCCAAACAGACCATCAAAGGTAACAAGGAAATTCCGAACGAAGAGCTCGAGGCCCTTTTACCCCAGGAATCAAACCGGGTTCTGATTACGCAGCCCATTACGCCTTTTCTGTGGGTGTATCAGATTGCCCGCCCCGATTTTCTAAAGTATAAAAAGCCCCGCTTTGAACGGGAAATTCGTGAATATCAGGCCCGTATCGAACAGATTCGGAATGCTCCGGATTCGACGCAGTCCCGCAAGAATCTGCGTCGGATTGAGCGGCTTGACCACAAGATTGACCATAACCGTATGGCGATCGAACAGGGCCACTGGTGGATGCGGGTTGTGGGCGAACCACCCGCCATCATCACCGAAGAAGACGCTCGTCAGAACGCTCAGAACCTCCAGGCCTTTCTGCGTACTAACCGGGGAATGTTTGATGATTCCGTGCGGTACAAGCTTGATACGGTCAAATTCCGCAGGGTAAAAGTGCTTTACGAAGTGCAACAGGGAAAACCTTACGTACTGGATTCCATCCGGCTGGTTACGGTTGATCCCCGCATTGACAGTATTATTCAAAATACCCGGGGCATTCGCTTTCTGCGAAAAGGAAACCGGGTCGATGAGCGTAATTTCAGTGCCGAACGTGAACGGGTGGAAGCCTTGCTGCGAGATCGGGGGTACTATGGCTTCTCTAAGGAAAATATTTCATTTACCGGTACCTACGACACTTCACTGGCCGAGCCCCTAAAGCACCACATGAATGTCACGATGGTGATCGATTCCGTACCGTTTCTCTACCCCTACTACCAGATCAATTCGGTCACGTTTGTGGTGGATGGTCGCGACCCTTCCGAACCTTCTTCGCACCTAGACTCAACCGTTTACAATGGCATTCGGTACATTTTCGTGGGTAAAAAATATTCGACCCGACTGCTCGATGCCAAGCTGAAGGTACGCCCCGGAGCTACCTATAACCAGACCTTTCACAACGAGACGCTACGGATGCTGGGGACGCTTGATCAATTCAAATTCCCGAACATTACCTACGATACGGCCAGTAATCACCGGTTGAACGCACTGGTATACGCCCAACCTCTGCAACGCTATGAGCTTACGTCGGAGGTGGGCATGAACGTGTACCAGGGTTTGCCCGGTCCTTTTTTGAATGGAGCCTTACGCATCCGGAATTTCTTCCAGGGACTGGAAACACTGGAAATCGCCGGGAAGGCTGGGTATGATGGTCAGCCGGGTTTTACCCAAAGCTCTCAGAATCTGGCCTTCAAGGATCAAAACTTTGAAGCAGGTCTGAATACCTCCCTTATTTTTCCGCAATTACTGATTCCGGCGGCGATGAAAGTTCGCTACAGCAACAGTGCACCACGGACCCAGGTCGGGATCGGTTATTCGTTCAGCGACCGGAAAGATTTTCGGCGTACGGGCTTTAAACTGGCGATGAATTACTCCTGGCAAATTTCGTCCAAGGAAACTTTTTACTTCAGTCCGCTGGATATTAACCTGATCAATACCAGTCGTCAATCAGAAGCTTTCCAACAGTTTTTGCGGGAACAGCAACTCGCCGGTAATAACCTGATCTTCACTTTCAATCGGTCGTTTGTTTCCAGCATCAGCGGCTCATACGTGTATAACGATAACAACCTGAATTTAAACACCTTCCGTCGAACGAAGTACTTACGCGTTTTCGCTGAATCGGGCGGTACAACCCTAAACTTGCTCTCGCGTAGCAGGCAGGATCAGCTAACCGACAACGAGGATCTCCGCTATTATAAATTCTTGAAAACCAGCGTTGATTACCGGGTTTATGTCCCCTTACGCCGCCGGGGGCGGTCCATGCTCGTCTTCCGGGCGTTTGGAGGCATTGGCTGGGAGTACTCCAAGAATGGGGGAATTCTCCCCTACGAAAAGGCCTTTTTTGCCGGGGGAGCTAACT
Coding sequences within it:
- a CDS encoding TrmH family RNA methyltransferase; amino-acid sequence: MISQKWQKQIRLLQQKKHRQESGAFLVEGGKSVRELLTADFRLQALFVTDTFYKENQKLLDEQPFRAELVTEDELEKVGTLQSNNAALAIAETKENLPLRVESQEFALVLDDIRDPGNLGTIIRIADWYGIKKIICSTSCVDAYNPKVIAASMGSFTRVQTYYVPLQEFFEQEKAQTVYGTFLDGESIHGLNFRESGYIVIGNEANGIRPENEDFIQKRITIPRFGEAESLNAGIATAIVLDNLRR
- the tamL gene encoding translocation and assembly module lipoprotein TamL produces the protein MAFLGFLAACTRGTELRRGEYLLAKQTIKGNKEIPNEELEALLPQESNRVLITQPITPFLWVYQIARPDFLKYKKPRFEREIREYQARIEQIRNAPDSTQSRKNLRRIERLDHKIDHNRMAIEQGHWWMRVVGEPPAIITEEDARQNAQNLQAFLRTNRGMFDDSVRYKLDTVKFRRVKVLYEVQQGKPYVLDSIRLVTVDPRIDSIIQNTRGIRFLRKGNRVDERNFSAERERVEALLRDRGYYGFSKENISFTGTYDTSLAEPLKHHMNVTMVIDSVPFLYPYYQINSVTFVVDGRDPSEPSSHLDSTVYNGIRYIFVGKKYSTRLLDAKLKVRPGATYNQTFHNETLRMLGTLDQFKFPNITYDTASNHRLNALVYAQPLQRYELTSEVGMNVYQGLPGPFLNGALRIRNFFQGLETLEIAGKAGYDGQPGFTQSSQNLAFKDQNFEAGLNTSLIFPQLLIPAAMKVRYSNSAPRTQVGIGYSFSDRKDFRRTGFKLAMNYSWQISSKETFYFSPLDINLINTSRQSEAFQQFLREQQLAGNNLIFTFNRSFVSSISGSYVYNDNNLNLNTFRRTKYLRVFAESGGTTLNLLSRSRQDQLTDNEDLRYYKFLKTSVDYRVYVPLRRRGRSMLVFRAFGGIGWEYSKNGGILPYEKAFFAGGANSMRGWNPRKLGLGAQAASFDTLKSGVVVPSYKFERPGDVQLELNAEWRFPLFKLFGDFNGALFVDAGNVWLLRTNQTESQFKPGSFLSQTALNAGFGLRFDKSFFILRADWGIKLYEPARPRADGGLGQWVLGDMFNPTLDNRYRPELRFGIGYPF